In the Jatrophihabitans endophyticus genome, one interval contains:
- a CDS encoding low temperature requirement protein A, whose product MAVPQRARVLRQGAGAGRVTTVELFFDLVYVFAVTQLSHTLIEHLDGEGVFRTAILLAVVWQIWIYTTWATTYVDPTRLPVRAMLLVLMLGSLVLATALPGAFEDRGTTVAVTYAVMQIGRSLLLVWLLRGEALRATFVRITVWCTASSAVMILGALAEGHGREALWLLAIAIDVLGAAVGFRVPGIGASDTHDWTIQGGHFAERVQAFVLIALGESVVVTGSTFAALAEPTTAEVVAFAAAFAGSVGFWWVYFDRAADDSTERIENSDDPGRMARSAFHWVHPLVVAGIVVSAAADEQLLHHPTSGHAGMTTAWLILGSTALFLVGHALFKAVVWRVASWPRLGVAAALLALLPLGPHTSPLTLGLCALGGLVVVGVCDRLLLRSAAPALLAE is encoded by the coding sequence ATGGCAGTTCCGCAGCGGGCCCGGGTACTCCGGCAGGGCGCCGGCGCCGGCCGGGTGACGACCGTCGAGCTCTTCTTCGACCTCGTCTACGTCTTCGCCGTCACCCAGCTGTCGCACACCCTCATCGAGCACCTCGACGGCGAGGGGGTCTTCCGCACCGCGATCCTGCTCGCGGTCGTGTGGCAGATCTGGATCTACACGACCTGGGCCACCACCTACGTCGACCCGACCCGGCTGCCGGTGCGCGCGATGCTGCTCGTGCTGATGCTCGGGAGCCTCGTGCTCGCCACGGCCCTGCCCGGCGCCTTCGAGGACCGGGGCACGACCGTCGCGGTCACCTACGCGGTGATGCAGATCGGCCGGTCGCTGTTGCTCGTCTGGCTGCTGCGCGGCGAGGCGCTGCGGGCGACCTTCGTCCGCATCACGGTGTGGTGCACGGCCAGCAGCGCGGTGATGATCCTCGGCGCGCTGGCCGAGGGGCACGGTCGCGAGGCGCTGTGGCTGCTGGCCATCGCGATCGACGTGCTGGGCGCCGCGGTCGGCTTCCGCGTCCCGGGCATCGGCGCGTCCGACACCCACGACTGGACGATCCAGGGCGGTCACTTCGCCGAACGGGTGCAGGCTTTCGTCCTCATCGCGTTGGGCGAGTCGGTCGTCGTCACCGGCTCGACGTTCGCTGCCCTCGCCGAACCGACCACCGCCGAGGTCGTCGCCTTCGCCGCCGCGTTCGCCGGCAGCGTCGGGTTCTGGTGGGTGTACTTCGACCGTGCGGCCGACGACAGCACCGAGCGCATCGAGAACTCCGACGACCCGGGGCGGATGGCCCGTTCGGCCTTCCACTGGGTGCACCCGCTGGTCGTGGCCGGCATCGTCGTGTCCGCCGCCGCCGACGAGCAACTGCTGCACCACCCGACGAGCGGGCACGCCGGCATGACCACGGCGTGGTTAATCCTCGGCAGCACGGCGCTGTTCCTCGTCGGGCACGCGCTGTTCAAGGCCGTCGTGTGGCGGGTGGCCTCGTGGCCGCGACTCGGCGTCGCGGCGGCGCTGCTCGCGCTGCTGCCGCTCGGCCCGCACACCTCGCCGCTCACGCTGGGGCTGTGCGCGCTCGGCGGCCTCGTCGTCGTCGGCGTCTGCGACCGGCTGCTGCTGCGCTCGGCGGCACCGGCGTTACTCGCCGAGTAG
- the tsaE gene encoding tRNA (adenosine(37)-N6)-threonylcarbamoyltransferase complex ATPase subunit type 1 TsaE, whose amino-acid sequence MRGPGRAVRDDPTRSVELPTAADTHELGRRLAGVLRRGDLVILDGPLGAGKTALVQGIGAGLDVTVPVVSPTFVIARVHPPRQPDGITLVHVDAYRLASLAEVDDLDLDVDAAAVVTAVEWGAGMAEQLADSHLSIALARAADTETRTATLRPHGGDWAARLAGVLPA is encoded by the coding sequence ATGCGCGGGCCGGGGCGCGCCGTCCGCGACGACCCGACGCGCAGCGTCGAGCTGCCCACCGCCGCCGACACGCACGAGCTGGGGCGGCGGCTGGCAGGGGTGCTGCGGCGCGGGGACCTCGTGATCCTCGACGGTCCGCTCGGCGCGGGCAAGACCGCGCTCGTCCAGGGCATCGGTGCCGGGCTGGACGTCACGGTGCCGGTGGTCTCGCCGACCTTCGTCATCGCGCGCGTGCACCCGCCCCGACAGCCCGACGGCATCACGCTCGTCCACGTGGACGCGTACCGGTTGGCCTCGTTGGCCGAGGTCGACGATCTCGACCTGGACGTCGACGCGGCCGCCGTCGTCACCGCGGTGGAGTGGGGCGCCGGGATGGCCGAGCAGCTCGCCGACTCCCACCTGTCGATCGCGCTGGCGCGTGCCGCGGACACCGAGACCCGTACGGCGACCCTCCGCCCGCACGGCGGCGACTGGGCCGCGCGCCTGGCCGGCGTGCTCCCGGCCTAG
- a CDS encoding alpha/beta fold hydrolase: MTTSDERTDELAPSTGTTEPTRRGGGRGIVGMPAAAARYASRVRHTARNVAEVVRFGGLETDEENSPFDVAAERTTYRLRHYFAASVPADATPILLIPPLMMTAEVWDVSPTTSAVAALHEAGIDPWVVDFGRPDHEPGGLQRTLTDHVLAVSDAVDRVVAATGRKVVLSGYSQGGMFAYQTAAYRRGKDVDSIVAFGSPVDTTAPLPIPIAPDVAARLAREIVDSGLLRNRAVPGWFVRLGFKALSPAKTVQGRMHFLMQLHDRDALLPREKQRQFLDSAGWTAYSGPAIAELLEQFVAHNRMLEGGFDIDDELVTLADIDVPVLTVVGSSDTFGHPDSARAIRRAAPRAEVYEVTINAGHFGLVVGSNATTITWPAVSAWIDWRRGRAPLPDDIVMADTVDTSKPLRPTTAATAIAQATELGIGVGRAVFTSARRASRLARSIAREAPAQLPKIARIQQLEPATRISLGLLLDEQARRAPSDIAFLFGDRAHRQWDVKARVDNVVRGLVSIGVHQGDHVAVLMDTRPSAFTLIAAISRLGATAVLLRPDSDVVREIRLGGATWVVSDPEHAGASDEVDGVTWAVLGGGGPAGGDATARPDLPDGVVDMELIDPDEVVLPAWYGANPHRAGDVAFVLFTGEGGGTKALHITNRRWALSALGTASAASLRPGDTIFSTTPIHHSSALLMTIGGAVAGGARFAIASADDPDTFWQEVRRYGATHVSYTWTSLRTVVNAPPNPAEHHHPVRMFIGSGMPRNLWRRATERFPTVTVLEFYASAEGEAILANVTGRTPGSMGRSLPGTAEVRVAGFDLQANRLQRDENGLGREAEVDELGLLLARVDPRDSFAGVPLRGVFEAGDAWRSTGDLFLRDENGDLWLGGAVAEVVHTAAGPAIPSGARFALGSIPAVDLVVAYGVHDADRGSDVLVAAVTLREDAEALTAADLDRVLDKLPVVMRPRYVQVVPTIPLTTWHRPHWRTLQAKGVPRPGRGRRVWALAADDVHYEQVT; this comes from the coding sequence GTGACGACATCCGACGAGCGCACCGACGAGCTCGCCCCGTCAACGGGCACCACCGAGCCGACCCGGCGCGGCGGTGGCCGCGGGATCGTCGGCATGCCCGCCGCGGCCGCGCGCTACGCGAGCCGCGTCCGCCACACCGCACGCAACGTGGCCGAGGTCGTCCGCTTCGGCGGTCTCGAGACCGACGAGGAGAACTCGCCGTTCGACGTCGCGGCCGAGCGCACCACCTACCGGCTGCGGCACTACTTCGCCGCGAGCGTGCCGGCCGACGCGACGCCGATCCTGCTCATCCCGCCGCTGATGATGACCGCCGAGGTCTGGGACGTCTCGCCGACGACGTCGGCCGTCGCGGCGCTGCACGAGGCCGGCATCGACCCGTGGGTCGTCGACTTCGGCCGTCCGGACCACGAGCCGGGTGGGCTGCAGCGCACGCTCACCGACCACGTCCTCGCCGTGAGCGATGCCGTCGACCGCGTCGTCGCCGCCACCGGGCGCAAGGTCGTGCTCTCCGGGTACTCGCAGGGCGGCATGTTCGCCTACCAGACCGCCGCCTACCGTCGCGGGAAGGACGTCGACTCCATCGTCGCCTTCGGCTCGCCGGTCGACACCACCGCGCCGCTGCCGATCCCGATCGCCCCGGACGTCGCCGCGCGGCTGGCCCGCGAGATCGTGGACTCCGGCCTGCTGCGCAACCGCGCCGTCCCGGGCTGGTTCGTCCGACTGGGGTTCAAGGCGCTCAGCCCGGCCAAGACGGTGCAGGGCCGGATGCACTTCCTGATGCAGCTGCACGACCGCGACGCCTTGCTGCCGCGCGAGAAGCAGCGCCAGTTCCTGGACAGCGCGGGGTGGACGGCGTACTCGGGCCCCGCGATCGCCGAGCTGCTGGAGCAGTTCGTGGCGCACAACCGCATGCTCGAGGGCGGTTTCGACATCGACGACGAGCTGGTCACGCTCGCCGACATCGACGTGCCCGTGCTGACGGTCGTGGGCTCGTCGGACACCTTCGGTCACCCCGACTCGGCGCGCGCGATCCGGCGCGCCGCGCCGCGGGCGGAGGTCTACGAGGTGACCATCAACGCCGGTCACTTCGGGCTCGTCGTGGGCAGCAACGCCACCACCATCACCTGGCCGGCCGTCTCGGCGTGGATCGACTGGCGCCGCGGTCGCGCGCCGCTGCCCGACGACATCGTCATGGCCGACACCGTCGACACCTCCAAGCCGCTGCGGCCGACGACCGCCGCCACCGCGATCGCGCAGGCGACCGAGCTCGGCATCGGCGTGGGCCGGGCGGTGTTCACCAGCGCGCGCCGGGCGTCCCGGCTCGCCCGCAGCATCGCCCGCGAGGCTCCCGCGCAGCTGCCCAAGATCGCCCGCATCCAGCAGCTCGAGCCGGCCACGCGCATCTCGCTGGGGCTGCTGCTCGACGAGCAGGCCCGTCGCGCGCCCAGCGACATCGCGTTCCTGTTCGGCGATCGCGCGCACCGGCAGTGGGACGTCAAGGCGCGCGTCGACAACGTCGTCCGCGGCCTCGTCAGCATCGGCGTCCACCAGGGCGACCACGTCGCCGTGCTCATGGACACCCGGCCCTCGGCGTTCACGCTGATCGCCGCCATCAGCCGCCTCGGGGCCACGGCGGTGCTGCTGCGACCGGACTCCGACGTCGTCCGCGAGATCCGGCTCGGCGGCGCGACGTGGGTCGTCAGCGACCCCGAGCACGCCGGGGCGAGCGACGAGGTCGACGGCGTCACCTGGGCCGTCCTCGGCGGCGGGGGCCCGGCCGGTGGGGACGCCACGGCCCGGCCCGACCTGCCCGACGGGGTGGTCGACATGGAGCTCATCGACCCCGACGAGGTCGTCCTGCCCGCCTGGTACGGCGCCAACCCGCACCGGGCGGGCGACGTCGCGTTCGTGCTCTTCACCGGCGAGGGCGGGGGGACGAAGGCGCTGCACATCACCAACCGACGCTGGGCGCTCTCGGCGCTGGGGACGGCCTCGGCGGCGTCGCTGCGCCCCGGGGACACGATCTTCTCGACGACGCCGATCCACCACTCGTCGGCGCTGCTGATGACGATCGGCGGCGCCGTCGCCGGGGGCGCCCGCTTCGCCATCGCGAGCGCCGACGACCCGGACACGTTCTGGCAGGAGGTCCGGCGCTACGGCGCGACGCACGTCTCCTACACCTGGACCTCGCTGCGCACGGTCGTCAACGCCCCGCCGAACCCGGCCGAGCACCACCACCCCGTCCGGATGTTCATCGGCTCGGGCATGCCTCGCAACCTCTGGCGCCGGGCCACCGAGCGCTTCCCGACCGTCACGGTGCTCGAGTTCTACGCCTCGGCCGAGGGCGAGGCCATCCTCGCCAACGTGACCGGCCGCACCCCCGGTTCGATGGGACGCTCCCTGCCCGGCACCGCCGAGGTCCGCGTCGCGGGCTTCGACCTGCAGGCCAACCGGTTGCAGCGCGACGAGAACGGGCTGGGGCGCGAGGCCGAGGTCGACGAGCTGGGCCTGCTGCTGGCGCGGGTGGACCCGCGCGACTCGTTCGCCGGGGTGCCGTTGCGCGGGGTCTTCGAGGCCGGCGACGCGTGGCGTTCCACCGGTGACCTCTTCCTGCGTGACGAGAACGGCGACCTGTGGCTCGGCGGGGCGGTGGCCGAGGTCGTGCACACCGCCGCGGGACCCGCGATCCCGTCCGGGGCGCGGTTCGCCCTCGGCTCGATCCCGGCCGTCGACCTCGTCGTGGCCTACGGCGTCCACGACGCCGACCGCGGGTCGGACGTGCTGGTCGCCGCGGTCACGTTGCGCGAGGACGCCGAGGCACTCACCGCCGCCGACCTCGACCGCGTGCTCGACAAGCTGCCGGTGGTGATGCGGCCGCGCTACGTCCAGGTCGTCCCCACCATCCCGCTGACGACGTGGCACCGGCCGCACTGGCGCACGCTGCAGGCCAAGGGGGTGCCGCGCCCCGGACGCGGGCGCCGGGTGTGGGCGCTGGCGGCCGACGACGTCCACTACGAGCAGGTCACCTGA
- a CDS encoding Uma2 family endonuclease, with product MQPTIPTRRDEWTFEDVDALDVPDWWRYEIVDGTLVVSPSTGGDHELASAEIRIALQRDMPADIAVVGPMGVRIGRSYLVPDLVVAHRSRLRGARTLDPHDVLLAAEIVSPGSVTMDRVLKPAKYAAAGVAHYWRIETDPVGLTVGRLAGDVYVEAGTWQAGEVAELSEPFPVTVDLGRLLGE from the coding sequence GTGCAACCGACCATCCCGACCCGGCGAGACGAATGGACGTTCGAGGACGTCGACGCGCTCGACGTCCCCGACTGGTGGCGCTACGAGATCGTCGACGGGACGCTCGTCGTGAGCCCGTCCACCGGCGGCGACCACGAGCTTGCGAGCGCCGAGATCCGGATCGCGCTGCAGCGTGACATGCCGGCGGACATTGCGGTGGTCGGCCCCATGGGCGTGCGGATCGGCCGCTCCTACCTCGTCCCCGACCTCGTCGTGGCGCACCGTTCCCGGCTCCGGGGGGCGAGGACGCTCGACCCGCACGACGTCCTGCTCGCCGCCGAGATCGTGTCGCCGGGCTCGGTGACGATGGATCGCGTCCTCAAGCCGGCGAAGTACGCCGCGGCCGGGGTCGCGCACTACTGGCGGATCGAGACCGATCCGGTGGGCCTCACCGTCGGCCGGCTGGCCGGCGACGTGTACGTCGAGGCCGGCACGTGGCAGGCGGGCGAGGTCGCCGAGCTGTCCGAACCGTTCCCGGTGACCGTCGACCTCGGGCGGCTACTCGGCGAGTAA
- the tsaD gene encoding tRNA (adenosine(37)-N6)-threonylcarbamoyltransferase complex transferase subunit TsaD — translation MGIETSCDETGVGFVQDGVLLGDALASSMAEHARFGGVVPEIAARAHVQAMVPTVQAALLDAGITLADVGAVAVTAGPGLATALHVGVAAAKAYALALGVPLYGVHHLAGHAAADTLEHGPLPARSVGLIVSGGHTSLLSVRDLVRTPIVHLSDTVDDAAGEAFDKVARLIGLPYPGGPSIDRAAKEGDRDAIRFPRPFTGPHDPPLGFSFSGLKTAVARHVEAHPDVNAEDVAASFQEAVADVLTAKALRACRDEDVETLVIVGGVAANSRIRELAAERCAAAGVDLRIPPMRLCTDNGAMIAAIGDLLVRDGATPSDPGFSAVPTVELRQAQLV, via the coding sequence ATGGGGATCGAGACGTCCTGCGACGAGACCGGGGTCGGCTTCGTGCAGGACGGCGTGCTGCTCGGCGACGCGCTCGCCAGCAGCATGGCCGAGCACGCCCGCTTCGGCGGGGTGGTGCCCGAGATCGCCGCCCGCGCACACGTGCAGGCGATGGTGCCGACGGTGCAGGCGGCGCTGCTCGACGCCGGCATCACCCTCGCCGACGTCGGCGCGGTGGCGGTGACGGCCGGTCCGGGGCTCGCGACGGCGCTGCACGTCGGCGTGGCGGCGGCGAAGGCGTATGCGCTCGCGCTCGGCGTCCCGCTGTACGGGGTGCACCACCTCGCCGGGCACGCCGCCGCCGACACCCTGGAGCACGGGCCGCTGCCCGCACGCTCGGTCGGCCTCATCGTGTCCGGCGGCCACACGTCGCTGCTGAGCGTCCGCGACCTCGTCCGCACCCCGATCGTGCACCTGTCCGACACGGTCGACGACGCGGCCGGCGAGGCGTTCGACAAGGTGGCGCGGCTCATCGGCCTGCCCTACCCGGGCGGGCCGTCGATCGACCGCGCCGCGAAGGAGGGCGACCGCGATGCGATCCGCTTCCCGCGACCCTTCACCGGCCCGCACGACCCGCCGCTCGGCTTCTCCTTCTCGGGGCTCAAGACCGCGGTCGCGCGCCACGTCGAGGCGCATCCGGACGTCAACGCTGAGGACGTCGCGGCGAGCTTCCAGGAGGCGGTGGCCGACGTCCTCACCGCCAAGGCGCTGCGCGCCTGCCGCGACGAGGACGTCGAGACCCTCGTGATCGTGGGCGGGGTCGCCGCCAACAGCCGGATCCGCGAGCTCGCCGCCGAGCGTTGCGCCGCCGCCGGCGTCGACCTGCGCATCCCGCCGATGCGGCTGTGCACCGACAACGGCGCCATGATCGCCGCCATCGGCGACCTCCTCGTACGCGACGGCGCGACGCCGTCGGACCCCGGCTTCTCCGCCGTGCCGACCGTCGAGCTGCGGCAGGCCCAGCTCGTATGA
- the tsaB gene encoding tRNA (adenosine(37)-N6)-threonylcarbamoyltransferase complex dimerization subunit type 1 TsaB, producing the protein MFVLAIDTSSPAVTAGVVLVAEGADGADAGITVLAERAPLAARGHGELLAPALAECLGAAGLAPADLGAVVAGVGPGPYTGLRVGLVTAAAFADALGVPAYGVCSLDAIAAQAQDESRPAGDLVVLTDARRKEVYWARYDGRERTAGPDVARPANVPLAGVAAGAGAAADLYADAWPALHRVPHRYPTPAVLVGLARDRIVAGAPGEILEPLYLRRPDAVVPGTPKAVTPR; encoded by the coding sequence GTGTTCGTGCTCGCGATCGACACGTCGTCCCCCGCGGTGACGGCGGGCGTCGTGCTGGTCGCCGAGGGTGCCGACGGTGCGGACGCCGGCATCACGGTGCTGGCCGAGCGGGCGCCCCTCGCCGCGCGCGGCCACGGGGAGCTGCTGGCCCCGGCGCTCGCCGAGTGCCTCGGCGCCGCGGGCCTGGCGCCCGCCGATCTCGGTGCCGTCGTCGCCGGCGTCGGCCCGGGGCCGTACACCGGTCTACGGGTCGGGCTCGTCACCGCCGCGGCGTTCGCCGACGCCCTCGGCGTGCCGGCCTACGGCGTGTGCTCGCTGGACGCGATCGCCGCGCAGGCCCAGGACGAGTCGCGGCCGGCGGGGGATCTCGTCGTGCTCACCGACGCGCGGCGCAAGGAGGTCTACTGGGCGCGCTACGACGGACGGGAGCGGACCGCAGGCCCCGACGTCGCCCGCCCCGCCAACGTCCCGCTCGCCGGTGTCGCCGCCGGCGCCGGGGCCGCCGCCGACCTCTACGCCGACGCGTGGCCGGCGCTCCACCGGGTGCCGCACCGCTACCCGACCCCGGCCGTGCTGGTCGGGCTGGCCCGCGACCGGATCGTCGCCGGCGCGCCGGGCGAGATCCTCGAACCGCTCTACCTGCGCCGTCCCGACGCGGTGGTGCCGGGCACCCCGAAGGCGGTGACGCCGCGATGA
- a CDS encoding WD40/YVTN/BNR-like repeat-containing protein, which produces MRNPFARRPGAGPDTGAAADHEATLRRRLAEQARQAPSGEPLAERVIARAEAEHAARSLPRGGTRSVAGGRPPWGRLVAVAAAVAAVAGVGVAVAQYDPSPDHDQAGQTTIATPTPPASSSPASSSPVTSTPTPGPRSSSASEDKSPQSSGSRIVRVPTLSGVRVVDITFTGPDDGWGIASADCLRTSGRCTALLRTTDGGKVWQSRPNTPFHVAGVNDCSAPCVEHVRFATDDIGYAFGPNALFLTRDGARSWTRLVGGAVAMETLDGNVIRVRSDQATCPPACRGTVQYAGVGATTWRTVSLPGSATPGDDAVLSRSGTHAYLLAPGSGSTLWTSSDDGRSWTDRGEPCPQRGGEVDSRTLATAADGSVVVACRVRGSGTQAVAVSTDGGASFRAGKAVLGAGGIRALAAASADTVLVSSDETYRSTDGGRSFDRLGAAGTPGSASYLGFGSATAGHAIAADGRTVFTTADAGRSWSAVRFG; this is translated from the coding sequence ATGAGGAACCCGTTCGCGCGCCGGCCCGGCGCCGGCCCCGACACCGGGGCGGCCGCCGACCACGAGGCCACGCTGCGCCGCCGGCTCGCCGAGCAGGCCCGGCAGGCGCCGTCCGGCGAGCCGCTCGCCGAGCGCGTCATCGCCCGTGCCGAGGCCGAGCACGCGGCCCGCTCGCTGCCGCGCGGCGGCACCCGTTCCGTGGCCGGGGGGCGACCGCCGTGGGGGCGGCTGGTGGCCGTCGCCGCCGCCGTCGCCGCGGTGGCCGGCGTCGGGGTCGCGGTGGCGCAGTACGACCCGTCGCCCGACCACGACCAGGCCGGGCAGACGACGATCGCCACGCCGACGCCGCCGGCCTCGTCGAGCCCGGCGTCCAGCTCGCCCGTGACCTCGACACCGACGCCTGGGCCCCGCTCGTCCAGCGCGTCCGAGGACAAGAGCCCGCAGTCGTCGGGGTCGCGCATCGTCCGGGTGCCCACGCTGTCGGGGGTCCGGGTCGTCGACATCACCTTCACCGGCCCGGACGACGGGTGGGGCATCGCCTCGGCCGACTGCCTGCGCACGTCCGGGCGCTGCACCGCGTTGCTGCGCACCACCGACGGCGGCAAGGTCTGGCAGAGCCGCCCCAACACCCCGTTCCACGTCGCCGGCGTCAACGACTGCTCGGCGCCCTGCGTCGAGCACGTCCGCTTCGCCACCGACGACATCGGCTACGCCTTCGGTCCGAACGCGCTCTTCCTCACCCGGGACGGCGCGAGGAGCTGGACGCGACTGGTCGGCGGCGCGGTCGCGATGGAGACGCTCGACGGCAACGTGATCCGGGTCCGTTCCGACCAGGCGACCTGCCCGCCGGCGTGCCGCGGCACCGTGCAGTACGCCGGAGTGGGCGCGACGACCTGGCGCACGGTGTCGCTGCCCGGTTCGGCGACGCCGGGGGACGACGCCGTCCTCTCCCGCAGCGGCACCCACGCCTACCTGCTGGCCCCGGGCTCGGGCTCCACGCTGTGGACCTCGTCCGACGACGGGCGCAGCTGGACCGATCGGGGCGAGCCCTGCCCCCAGCGTGGCGGCGAGGTCGACTCCCGGACGCTCGCCACCGCGGCGGACGGCTCGGTGGTGGTCGCCTGCCGCGTCCGTGGGAGCGGCACGCAGGCGGTGGCGGTGTCGACCGACGGCGGCGCGAGCTTCCGCGCCGGCAAAGCGGTGCTCGGCGCCGGCGGGATCCGCGCCCTCGCCGCGGCCTCGGCCGACACGGTGCTGGTGAGCTCGGACGAGACCTATCGCTCGACCGACGGCGGGCGCAGCTTCGACCGGCTGGGCGCGGCCGGCACCCCCGGGTCGGCGTCCTACCTGGGGTTCGGGTCGGCCACCGCCGGCCACGCCATCGCCGCCGACGGCCGGACGGTCTTCACCACCGCCGACGCCGGTCGGAGCTGGTCGGCGGTCCGTTTCGGCTGA
- the rimI gene encoding ribosomal protein S18-alanine N-acetyltransferase — MSTTVTLVPMTRAHIDLLLPHEREMFGTEAWSASSYRAELADTRLRHYVAAEDATGALLGWGGVMVVAESAEILTVGTVPAARRRGVGRLLLTALLAEAVRRGATEVFLEVRVDNDAALALYDGEGFARLGVRRGYYDAGRVDAVTMRKELPA, encoded by the coding sequence ATGAGCACCACCGTCACGCTCGTGCCGATGACCCGCGCGCACATCGACCTGCTGCTGCCCCACGAGCGCGAGATGTTCGGGACCGAGGCGTGGTCGGCGAGCAGCTACCGCGCCGAGCTGGCCGACACCCGGCTGCGCCACTACGTCGCCGCCGAGGACGCGACCGGCGCGCTGCTCGGCTGGGGCGGCGTCATGGTGGTGGCCGAGTCCGCCGAGATCCTCACGGTGGGGACGGTGCCCGCCGCCCGGCGCCGCGGGGTCGGCCGGCTGCTGCTGACCGCGCTGCTCGCCGAGGCGGTGCGTCGTGGGGCGACCGAGGTGTTCCTCGAGGTCCGGGTCGACAACGACGCGGCGCTCGCGCTCTACGACGGCGAGGGGTTCGCGCGGCTGGGCGTCCGGCGCGGCTACTACGACGCCGGCCGGGTCGACGCCGTGACGATGCGCAAGGAGCTGCCGGCGTGA
- a CDS encoding SigE family RNA polymerase sigma factor, protein MSSEVGRRRAAGSTPVSTSSSGYGDAAARAQVEFAAFVREHVPALTRTAYLLTGSALGAEELVQDTLVRLYPKWDRVAAADVPLAYVRRSLSNAYVNDRRRASRREYAYAEVPESVDEYDAIGRLADRDQLRDVLAGLPDRQRAALVLRFFEDLDDADTADALGCRVGTVRSLISRGLATLRDRLDPPTAGRTS, encoded by the coding sequence GTGAGCAGCGAGGTCGGTCGCCGCCGCGCGGCGGGGAGCACCCCGGTGAGCACGTCGTCGAGCGGGTACGGCGACGCCGCGGCCCGCGCCCAGGTGGAGTTCGCCGCGTTCGTGCGCGAACACGTCCCGGCGCTGACGCGCACCGCCTACCTGCTCACCGGCAGCGCGCTCGGGGCCGAGGAGCTCGTCCAGGACACGCTGGTGCGGCTGTACCCGAAGTGGGATCGGGTCGCGGCGGCGGACGTGCCGCTGGCCTACGTCCGGCGCTCGCTGTCCAACGCGTACGTCAACGACCGCCGTCGCGCGTCGCGCCGCGAGTACGCCTACGCCGAGGTGCCCGAGTCGGTCGACGAGTACGACGCGATCGGCCGGTTGGCCGACCGTGACCAGCTGCGCGACGTGCTGGCGGGGCTGCCCGACCGGCAGCGGGCCGCGCTCGTCCTGCGCTTCTTCGAAGACCTCGACGACGCCGACACCGCGGACGCGCTGGGGTGCCGCGTCGGCACCGTCCGCAGCCTGATCAGCCGCGGCCTCGCCACGTTGCGAGACCGCCTCGACCCGCCCACCGCGGGGAGGACATCATGA
- the alr gene encoding alanine racemase produces MKAGTTAEVMAVVKADGYGHGLVPSARAAIAGGATWLGTAIVAEALALRAAGVTVPLLAWLWTPGEADTVERAVAADVDLSVSSTWQLAAVREAATATGRTARVHLKIDTGLSRNGAAASDWPELVTAVAKAQAEGSVEAVGVWSHFAYADEPGHPTIARQLDVFADALAAAARAGVEPQLRHIANSAATLTLPAAHFDLVRPGIAVYGLPPVAGDFGLVPAMTLRAAAASVKRVAAGEGVSYGHEYVTPRETTLVLVPLGYADGVPRHASRVGPVWVNGERFRIAGRVCMDQIVVDVGELAVAPGDEVVLFGPGARGEPTAQDWADAIDTIHYEIVTRVGPRVTRTYVGPPGGTA; encoded by the coding sequence ATGAAGGCCGGCACGACCGCCGAGGTGATGGCCGTCGTCAAGGCCGACGGGTACGGCCACGGGCTCGTCCCCAGCGCCCGGGCGGCGATCGCCGGCGGGGCCACCTGGCTGGGTACCGCGATCGTGGCCGAGGCGCTGGCCCTGCGGGCCGCGGGCGTCACGGTGCCGCTGCTGGCCTGGCTGTGGACGCCCGGGGAGGCCGACACCGTCGAACGCGCCGTCGCCGCGGACGTCGACCTGTCGGTGAGCAGCACGTGGCAGCTCGCCGCCGTCCGCGAGGCCGCGACGGCGACCGGCCGGACCGCCCGCGTCCATCTCAAGATCGACACCGGGCTGTCGCGCAACGGCGCGGCCGCGTCCGACTGGCCCGAGCTCGTCACCGCGGTCGCGAAGGCGCAGGCCGAGGGATCGGTCGAGGCGGTCGGCGTCTGGAGCCACTTCGCCTACGCCGACGAGCCGGGCCACCCCACCATCGCGCGGCAGCTCGACGTCTTCGCCGACGCGCTGGCCGCCGCGGCCCGGGCCGGTGTCGAGCCGCAGCTGCGCCACATCGCCAACTCGGCGGCGACGCTGACGCTGCCCGCGGCGCACTTCGACCTCGTCCGCCCGGGCATCGCGGTGTACGGGTTGCCGCCGGTCGCCGGCGACTTCGGCCTCGTCCCGGCGATGACGCTGCGCGCGGCGGCGGCGTCGGTGAAGCGCGTCGCCGCCGGCGAGGGCGTCTCCTACGGCCACGAGTACGTCACGCCCCGCGAGACGACGCTCGTGCTCGTCCCGCTCGGCTACGCCGACGGCGTCCCGCGGCACGCGTCGCGCGTGGGGCCGGTGTGGGTGAACGGCGAGCGCTTCCGCATCGCCGGCCGCGTCTGCATGGACCAGATCGTGGTGGACGTCGGCGAGCTCGCGGTCGCGCCGGGCGACGAGGTCGTGCTCTTCGGCCCCGGCGCCCGCGGCGAGCCGACCGCGCAGGACTGGGCCGATGCGATCGACACCATCCACTACGAGATCGTGACCCGGGTCGGCCCGCGGGTGACCCGGACGTACGTCGGCCCCCCGGGCGGAACGGCATGA